Proteins encoded in a region of the Desulfosoma sp. genome:
- a CDS encoding universal stress protein, which yields MSENLYKSIAFCTDFSDNADEAFIAAKDLAWRYGATLHLVHVLVTFTTAPIREIYVPLEMDVHFVERATEGAKAAIEERYVKQLKEKQPYEIHILSGYPATEIVRFVQEKGIDLVVMGSQGLTGIAHVLFGSTADRVVRKAPCSVLTVRLKKKD from the coding sequence ATGAGCGAAAATCTTTATAAATCCATCGCCTTTTGTACGGACTTCAGTGACAATGCCGATGAAGCCTTCATTGCGGCCAAGGACCTTGCCTGGCGTTACGGCGCCACCCTTCACCTGGTCCATGTCTTGGTCACGTTTACCACAGCCCCCATTCGAGAAATTTACGTGCCCTTGGAAATGGACGTGCATTTTGTGGAACGGGCCACCGAAGGGGCCAAAGCGGCCATCGAAGAACGTTACGTGAAGCAGCTGAAAGAAAAGCAGCCTTATGAAATTCACATTCTGTCGGGATATCCGGCCACGGAAATCGTCCGTTTCGTCCAAGAAAAAGGGATTGATCTTGTGGTCATGGGATCCCAGGGATTAACGGGTATCGCTCATGTGCTTTTTGGAAGCACGGCCGATCGAGTGGTGCGCAAAGCTCCCTGTTCCGTGCTCACCGTGCGTCTCAAGAAAAAGGACTAA
- a CDS encoding universal stress protein, which yields MERVLIALDDRPGSLKAVEYVARLLKGSSQVEFILFHVLPPASPNLLSRDVIRRIESMHESHPHVSGYFWNPEDEEKMRRTFATARDILLQAGFSESVIHEDFGVEVQEIAFIIVERAKALSCSTIVVGRRGLSRVKEFFVGSVSKSVTGLARGMTVWIVDA from the coding sequence ATGGAACGCGTGCTTATCGCCTTGGACGATCGGCCCGGATCCTTGAAAGCCGTGGAATACGTCGCCCGTCTTCTCAAGGGATCCAGCCAAGTGGAATTCATCCTTTTTCATGTGCTGCCGCCGGCATCGCCCAATCTGCTCTCACGCGATGTGATTCGCCGCATCGAAAGCATGCATGAATCCCATCCGCACGTGAGCGGTTACTTCTGGAATCCTGAAGATGAAGAAAAGATGCGGCGCACCTTTGCCACGGCTCGGGACATTTTACTGCAGGCAGGTTTTTCGGAATCGGTGATTCATGAAGATTTCGGAGTGGAGGTCCAGGAAATCGCCTTTATCATCGTGGAACGGGCCAAGGCCCTCAGCTGTTCCACCATTGTGGTGGGTCGAAGGGGTCTGAGCCGTGTGAAGGAATTTTTCGTGGGAAGTGTTTCCAAGTCCGTCACGGGACTGGCTCGAGGCATGACGGTTTGGATCGTGGATGCATGA
- a CDS encoding threonyl-tRNA synthetase editing domain-containing protein, with the protein MKLLMFYAPYFWYRTFQKTLPEVPDRNEEQECRDCVVIFFHAEAHDEDRQSKVVEKWVKNAKWLARKFATTTVLLHSFNHLAETKASHSAAQAMVQEVRQRLERTGFTILETPFGYLNEWKIHVAGDSLAKVFKDL; encoded by the coding sequence ATGAAACTGCTCATGTTCTACGCACCCTATTTTTGGTATCGCACCTTTCAAAAAACACTTCCCGAAGTGCCCGATCGGAATGAAGAACAGGAATGCCGAGATTGTGTGGTCATTTTCTTTCATGCGGAAGCTCATGACGAAGACCGCCAAAGCAAGGTGGTGGAAAAATGGGTGAAAAACGCCAAATGGCTGGCTCGAAAATTTGCAACCACCACCGTTCTCTTGCATTCCTTTAATCATCTGGCGGAAACCAAAGCTTCCCACTCCGCGGCCCAGGCCATGGTGCAAGAAGTTCGCCAGAGGTTGGAGCGCACGGGCTTTACAATCCTGGAAACCCCTTTTGGGTATTTGAACGAGTGGAAAATCCATGTGGCGGGAGATTCCCTCGCCAAGGTGTTTAAAGACCTTTAA
- the hflK gene encoding FtsH protease activity modulator HflK has protein sequence MDWQRPPNRGQGPGVPPDLEQVINRLRQRFQFPGFKGGAIWMVGLVVFVLVVAANAYYTVDPQETAVVQRFGRFVRTEGPGLHFKIPFGVETVTKVLTGRVLQREYGYRTVTPGVRSRFTEKGFEEEARMLSGDLNVVDLQWTVQYKIRDPMEYLFRLHDVESTLDDISESVMRRVVGNRYADDVLTVGRASIAEMARQEIQQIMDTYHTGLQILTVKLQNVNPPDPVKSAFNEVNEARQEKERMINEAQQVYNERIPKARGEARQTITQAEGYATQRINRAQGETTRFRSILDEYEKAPDVTRRRMYLEAMREFASKAGNLLVLDSSSAGVLPILDLNQVVRQWADESSGSRKAGE, from the coding sequence ATGGATTGGCAAAGACCCCCGAACCGAGGCCAAGGACCCGGGGTGCCTCCGGACCTTGAGCAGGTCATCAACCGATTGCGCCAAAGGTTTCAGTTTCCTGGCTTCAAGGGTGGCGCCATTTGGATGGTGGGCTTGGTGGTGTTTGTGCTGGTGGTGGCCGCCAATGCCTACTACACCGTGGATCCTCAGGAAACCGCTGTGGTGCAGCGTTTCGGGCGTTTTGTGCGAACGGAGGGTCCCGGGCTGCATTTCAAGATTCCTTTCGGTGTGGAAACGGTTACCAAGGTGCTGACCGGCCGGGTGCTCCAGCGGGAATACGGTTACCGAACCGTCACTCCTGGTGTGCGTTCCCGGTTTACTGAAAAAGGGTTTGAAGAAGAAGCGCGCATGCTCAGCGGTGACCTGAACGTTGTGGATTTGCAGTGGACCGTCCAGTACAAGATTCGGGATCCTATGGAATACCTGTTTCGGCTGCATGATGTGGAAAGCACTCTGGATGACATTTCCGAATCCGTCATGCGTCGTGTTGTGGGGAACCGGTACGCCGACGATGTGCTTACGGTGGGGCGAGCTTCCATCGCCGAAATGGCCCGTCAGGAAATTCAACAGATTATGGATACCTACCATACAGGATTGCAGATCTTAACCGTGAAGCTGCAAAACGTGAACCCGCCGGATCCTGTAAAATCCGCTTTTAACGAGGTGAATGAGGCCCGCCAGGAAAAGGAGCGCATGATCAACGAAGCGCAGCAGGTTTATAACGAGCGCATTCCCAAGGCTCGAGGAGAAGCGCGCCAGACCATTACGCAGGCCGAGGGCTACGCCACGCAGAGAATCAATCGGGCTCAAGGGGAGACCACTCGGTTTCGAAGTATTTTGGACGAATACGAAAAGGCTCCGGACGTCACACGGCGTCGCATGTATCTTGAGGCCATGAGAGAGTTCGCGTCCAAGGCGGGCAACCTGTTGGTGCTGGATTCGAGCAGTGCCGGGGTGCTGCCCATTTTGGACCTGAATCAGGTGGTTCGGCAGTGGGCCGATGAAAGTTCAGGGTCCAGAAAGGCAGGGGAGTGA
- the hflC gene encoding protease modulator HflC: MAVPQNLRFPMIIVVVALGVLAVSSFFVVSETEQVVITQWGKPVREPITQAGLHFKIPIIQKANFFEKRVLKWDGSPNQIPTRDKKYIWVDTTARWRIKDPLLFLQRVGNVGTAMSRLDGIIDSVVRDHVSNNHLVELVRSEGWEHARESLMEAGLGDYQIMMGEEYEADPEANATLVKGRERITREMVADASRLLPEFGIELLDIRIKRINYVATVQERVFERMISERKRIAAQYRSEGEGERAAILGQMARDLARIESEAYRAAEEIRGKADAEATRIYAETYGKNPEFYQFYQTLDFYRSYQNPRGLFVMGADAELFRYLKEREPEAQNP; encoded by the coding sequence ATGGCCGTGCCGCAAAACTTAAGATTTCCCATGATTATTGTTGTCGTCGCTCTGGGCGTGCTGGCCGTCAGTTCGTTTTTCGTGGTTTCGGAAACGGAACAGGTGGTGATCACCCAGTGGGGAAAACCGGTAAGGGAACCCATCACTCAAGCGGGGCTCCATTTCAAGATTCCCATCATTCAAAAAGCCAACTTCTTTGAAAAACGCGTCCTGAAATGGGACGGAAGCCCAAACCAAATCCCGACACGGGATAAGAAATACATTTGGGTGGATACCACGGCACGATGGCGCATCAAGGATCCTCTGCTTTTTTTGCAACGTGTGGGTAATGTGGGCACGGCCATGAGCCGCCTGGACGGGATTATCGATTCGGTGGTGCGGGATCATGTTTCCAACAACCACCTGGTGGAACTCGTGCGTAGTGAAGGCTGGGAGCATGCTCGAGAAAGCCTCATGGAAGCCGGCCTGGGCGATTACCAGATCATGATGGGCGAAGAGTACGAAGCGGATCCTGAAGCGAACGCCACGCTGGTCAAAGGGCGTGAAAGAATCACTCGAGAAATGGTGGCCGACGCTTCCAGGCTTCTTCCCGAATTCGGGATTGAACTTCTGGATATTCGCATCAAACGCATCAATTATGTGGCGACGGTACAGGAAAGGGTGTTTGAACGGATGATTTCCGAACGGAAACGCATCGCCGCTCAATACCGTTCCGAAGGCGAAGGGGAACGAGCAGCCATTCTGGGGCAGATGGCTCGGGATCTGGCACGCATTGAGTCGGAGGCTTACCGAGCGGCGGAGGAGATTCGAGGCAAGGCGGATGCGGAAGCTACGCGCATCTATGCGGAAACTTATGGAAAAAACCCTGAATTTTACCAATTCTATCAAACGCTCGATTTCTATAGAAGCTACCAGAATCCTCGAGGTCTGTTCGTCATGGGCGCGGACGCCGAACTGTTCCGCTATCTGAAGGAACGGGAGCCGGAAGCGCAAAATCCATAG
- a CDS encoding glycosyltransferase, which produces MIAVEENPQGVQKVDIVVAIPTFNEAASIGRAVEIVGRGLQEHYPDRSSVIINCDNASVDGTREMFFQAPTNVPRMYLSTEPQKRGKGANLRMLFDKVTALEAQAVLVLEADITNMTPLWVRLFLEPIFRGAAYVTPLYMRHKYESTLTSTIVYPMLRCLYGRRVRQPDAGDCAFRGDMAAAFLKASAWSEAVENKGIDVWMAGVALTSRVPVWQTIIGSPKKHRVKDPFAQLAGRFRHVLTALFDQMEAYADFWKRVKWSKPTALFNLEGQEMDSPSLVEINAARLHQRFLEGFQENEQLWRQVFDAAAWNKLDEIRRMPYEQFTFPSQTWAALLFDTACAYRRMTPQERERLLDSLIPLYLGRVVAFVKRTERLSVQQAEDTVEQTCAVFEESKPYLVDRWPS; this is translated from the coding sequence ATGATAGCCGTGGAAGAGAATCCTCAAGGCGTTCAGAAGGTGGACATTGTTGTGGCCATTCCCACGTTCAATGAGGCGGCTTCTATCGGTCGGGCCGTGGAAATCGTGGGACGAGGGCTTCAAGAACACTATCCCGATCGGTCATCGGTCATCATCAATTGCGATAATGCTTCGGTGGACGGCACGCGGGAGATGTTTTTTCAAGCCCCTACGAATGTGCCTCGTATGTATCTTTCCACGGAACCTCAAAAGCGCGGCAAAGGGGCCAATCTGCGCATGCTTTTTGACAAAGTGACGGCCCTGGAAGCTCAAGCCGTCCTTGTTCTGGAAGCCGACATCACCAACATGACACCTCTGTGGGTGCGTCTGTTTCTGGAACCCATCTTTCGAGGCGCCGCCTACGTGACACCGCTTTACATGCGCCACAAATACGAAAGCACTCTCACTTCCACCATCGTGTATCCCATGCTTCGATGCCTGTACGGTCGACGCGTGCGTCAACCCGATGCGGGAGACTGCGCCTTTCGTGGAGACATGGCAGCGGCCTTTCTCAAGGCTTCGGCATGGTCGGAAGCTGTGGAAAACAAAGGGATTGATGTATGGATGGCCGGCGTGGCCCTCACTTCACGGGTTCCTGTGTGGCAGACCATCATTGGATCTCCCAAGAAACATCGCGTCAAGGATCCCTTTGCCCAATTGGCCGGTCGATTCCGTCATGTGCTCACAGCCTTGTTTGACCAGATGGAAGCCTATGCGGATTTCTGGAAACGGGTTAAATGGAGCAAGCCTACGGCCTTGTTCAACTTAGAAGGTCAGGAAATGGACAGCCCATCTCTGGTGGAGATCAACGCGGCGCGGTTGCATCAGAGGTTTTTGGAAGGCTTTCAGGAAAACGAACAGCTTTGGCGTCAGGTGTTTGATGCGGCGGCTTGGAACAAACTGGACGAAATACGGCGTATGCCTTACGAGCAGTTCACCTTTCCCAGTCAGACCTGGGCGGCGCTTCTGTTTGACACGGCCTGCGCCTACCGGCGCATGACACCCCAAGAGCGAGAACGTCTCTTGGATTCCCTGATTCCCTTGTACCTGGGGAGAGTGGTCGCTTTCGTGAAACGCACGGAACGCCTTTCCGTACAGCAGGCTGAAGATACGGTGGAACAGACCTGCGCCGTCTTTGAAGAGTCCAAACCCTACCTGGTGGACCGATGGCCATCATGA
- a CDS encoding response regulator, with amino-acid sequence MAKILVVDDEEHIRLLYSEELRDAGYEVITAESGYKLLERIEEEKPDLVILDIKMVDYDGLDLLQDIRSRFYDLPVILSTAYDTFKEDSKSIAADYYVVKSFDLTELKKKIAMALETHLPG; translated from the coding sequence ATGGCAAAGATTTTAGTGGTGGACGACGAAGAACATATTCGGCTGCTGTATTCGGAAGAGCTTCGGGATGCGGGATACGAAGTCATCACGGCGGAAAGCGGCTACAAGCTTCTGGAACGTATCGAGGAAGAAAAGCCGGACCTGGTGATTTTGGATATCAAGATGGTGGACTATGACGGTTTGGATCTTCTGCAGGATATTCGAAGCCGGTTTTATGACCTGCCGGTGATCCTTTCCACCGCCTACGACACGTTCAAGGAAGATTCCAAATCCATCGCCGCCGATTACTACGTGGTGAAAAGCTTTGACCTGACGGAACTCAAGAAAAAGATCGCCATGGCCCTGGAAACCCATCTCCCGGGCTGA
- the lptG gene encoding LPS export ABC transporter permease LptG, giving the protein MKIITRYVLNHFLAVFGVALFGFGGIYLVVDFFEKLDDILEKKAAASDAALYFAYKLPAILTQGIPMAALLAALIGLGLLQRNREIMALRAAGLSAWVYAAPMVAASCALALLTFVAGETVGRPLSHKAAGVWQEKIDKKRVQLGFLQENVWYHGQDFFLQARTYDDRSKIFQGVSIYYLDEHFRLRERVDALRLVWVPFTWKAEKGILLQMEEGLARHQVFAEKEIALNLDPKDLTVAAALPEDLRWDQLYGYTLRLRADGYNAVPYVVELHSRAATALAAGILGLIGVSLSLHLGHRGGIASGLTMGLGLTFAYLVLFQVGSSLARSETLSPALGVWIPNVLFAGIGAFLWMRAPQ; this is encoded by the coding sequence ATGAAAATTATCACGCGCTACGTCTTGAACCACTTTCTTGCGGTCTTTGGTGTCGCCCTTTTCGGTTTTGGAGGCATTTACCTTGTGGTGGATTTTTTCGAAAAGCTGGATGACATTCTCGAAAAAAAGGCCGCCGCTTCGGATGCCGCCCTTTATTTCGCCTATAAGCTTCCCGCGATTCTTACTCAAGGCATTCCCATGGCCGCCCTTTTGGCCGCTCTTATCGGCTTGGGCCTGCTCCAGAGAAACCGAGAGATCATGGCCTTACGGGCTGCAGGGCTTTCCGCTTGGGTTTATGCGGCTCCCATGGTGGCGGCTTCTTGTGCGCTGGCGCTGCTTACTTTCGTAGCCGGCGAAACCGTCGGTCGTCCCCTCAGTCACAAAGCAGCCGGAGTCTGGCAGGAAAAAATCGACAAAAAACGCGTGCAGCTAGGTTTTTTGCAGGAAAACGTCTGGTACCACGGACAGGATTTTTTTCTGCAGGCCAGAACCTACGATGACAGGTCCAAGATTTTTCAAGGAGTTTCCATCTATTATCTGGACGAACACTTCAGGCTGCGTGAACGTGTGGACGCTCTGCGCCTTGTCTGGGTCCCTTTCACATGGAAAGCGGAAAAGGGAATCCTTCTGCAGATGGAAGAAGGCCTGGCTCGGCACCAAGTGTTTGCAGAAAAAGAGATCGCCCTCAATCTGGATCCCAAAGACCTGACCGTCGCTGCAGCACTTCCGGAAGATCTTCGCTGGGACCAGCTTTATGGTTACACGCTAAGACTTCGTGCCGACGGCTACAACGCTGTACCGTACGTGGTGGAACTGCATTCACGGGCGGCGACGGCCTTGGCGGCAGGGATTTTAGGCCTTATCGGCGTCAGTCTCAGCCTGCATCTGGGGCATCGAGGCGGCATCGCCTCAGGTCTGACCATGGGCTTGGGACTTACCTTTGCCTACCTGGTGCTTTTTCAAGTGGGCTCTTCTTTAGCCCGTTCGGAAACCCTTTCTCCGGCTTTGGGGGTCTGGATTCCAAATGTATTGTTTGCCGGTATCGGAGCCTTTCTGTGGATGCGGGCTCCCCAGTGA
- a CDS encoding LptF/LptG family permease encodes MSWILYRYIILEQLVPACLCFLGLLMILVTGRLMQFLQYLTSASVSTADIVTVMALALPKLALYALPMASLMGTVVGFVRLSADNEIIAMRSAGLSFRQLAPPVLALALAFTALSFYTSTQILPTANRELKSTLKSLSRAVIPALLREGRFIDTLPNMVFFFNRVEPSEQTVRGVLIHDARNPHTHVTITAREAVIRERSDGKEIILHVRDGMLSRMGKDLKTSQTITFQNYDLVLSLDTLLGSNKEVSWTRGEMTLAELSSAMMKTQNLRYALEWHKRLALPFACFCLGMAAAPFGVLFAQGRRMTGITLGIALFLAYYLLLSAGNALSEQRVIPAVIGIWFPNAVTGLLAVFLWMKADRR; translated from the coding sequence ATGAGCTGGATTCTTTACCGATACATCATCCTGGAACAGCTGGTGCCGGCATGCTTGTGCTTCCTTGGTCTGCTCATGATTCTCGTCACAGGCCGGCTCATGCAGTTCCTTCAGTACCTGACCTCGGCTTCCGTTTCCACTGCGGACATCGTCACCGTGATGGCCCTGGCCCTTCCCAAACTTGCCTTGTACGCCTTACCCATGGCAAGTCTTATGGGCACCGTTGTGGGCTTTGTTCGCCTCAGCGCCGACAATGAAATCATCGCCATGCGCAGCGCCGGCCTCAGCTTCCGCCAATTGGCTCCCCCAGTCCTGGCCCTGGCTCTGGCCTTTACCGCCTTGTCCTTTTACACCTCCACTCAGATTCTGCCAACCGCCAACCGGGAACTGAAAAGCACCTTGAAATCCCTCAGTCGAGCCGTCATTCCGGCGCTTTTGCGTGAAGGTCGTTTCATTGACACCTTGCCGAACATGGTTTTCTTTTTCAACCGTGTCGAACCGTCGGAACAGACCGTCCGCGGTGTGTTAATCCATGATGCTCGAAACCCTCACACCCATGTGACCATCACCGCACGAGAAGCCGTCATTCGGGAACGCTCGGACGGGAAAGAAATCATCCTGCATGTGCGGGACGGTATGCTTTCCCGCATGGGCAAAGATTTGAAGACCAGCCAAACCATCACCTTTCAAAACTACGATCTGGTCCTGTCCTTGGACACTCTTCTGGGATCGAACAAAGAAGTATCCTGGACCAGAGGAGAAATGACTCTTGCCGAATTAAGCTCAGCCATGATGAAAACCCAGAACTTACGCTATGCCCTGGAATGGCACAAGCGTCTGGCTCTTCCTTTTGCTTGTTTCTGCTTGGGCATGGCCGCCGCTCCTTTCGGCGTCCTTTTCGCTCAAGGGCGACGCATGACCGGCATCACGCTCGGGATTGCCTTGTTTCTCGCCTATTACCTGCTCCTTTCCGCCGGAAACGCCCTGTCGGAACAACGCGTAATCCCCGCCGTTATCGGTATTTGGTTTCCCAATGCGGTGACGGGACTTTTGGCAGTGTTCCTTTGGATGAAAGCCGACCGCCGATGA
- a CDS encoding deoxyguanosinetriphosphate triphosphohydrolase → MAKREKTARSDFPSVRQWLEAREYEVLSAQAQKSAETRGRLRPEDPECPLRTAYQRDRDRIVHSKAFRRLKHKTQVFLSPTGDHYRTRLTHTLEVSQIARTIGRALALNEDLIEAVALGHDLGHTPFGHGGERVLNQVHPEGFRHHEQSLRVVDSLEKGGRGLNLTYEVRDGILKHSKGKTHPILTEPAKRPLTLEGQVVRVADIVAYLNHDLDDAIRARVLSPQDLPQSIRSRLGETHAQRIHTLVEDVINASWAEGLQEIRMSEPILNLVEQLRAFLFERVYELETIRQEFQRVQKILEDLYTVLLKDKDLFRKEVGPRDSRVTRAQQVCDHIAGMTDRYALDLYKKIFLPRPWMRL, encoded by the coding sequence ATGGCCAAAAGGGAAAAGACGGCACGAAGTGATTTCCCGAGCGTTCGCCAATGGCTGGAAGCAAGGGAGTATGAGGTTTTGTCTGCCCAGGCGCAAAAGAGTGCGGAGACTAGAGGTCGCCTGCGCCCTGAGGATCCTGAATGTCCCCTGCGCACGGCGTACCAGCGCGATCGAGACCGGATTGTCCATTCCAAAGCCTTTCGACGTCTCAAACATAAAACCCAGGTGTTTCTTTCCCCCACAGGAGACCATTACCGCACACGCCTCACCCATACCCTGGAAGTTTCGCAGATTGCTCGAACCATCGGCCGAGCCCTGGCTCTAAACGAGGACTTGATTGAAGCGGTGGCTCTAGGCCACGACTTGGGACACACCCCTTTCGGGCATGGAGGAGAACGTGTCTTGAATCAAGTACATCCCGAAGGCTTCCGTCACCATGAACAAAGCCTTCGCGTCGTGGATTCCCTGGAGAAAGGGGGGCGAGGTCTGAACCTCACTTATGAAGTTCGAGACGGTATCCTGAAGCATTCCAAGGGAAAAACCCATCCTATTTTGACGGAACCTGCCAAAAGGCCTCTGACTTTGGAAGGACAGGTGGTGCGTGTGGCCGACATTGTGGCCTACCTCAACCATGATCTGGACGACGCCATTCGTGCCCGGGTATTGTCACCCCAGGATCTTCCTCAATCCATTCGGTCCCGGCTTGGGGAAACGCATGCCCAAAGGATTCACACGCTGGTTGAAGATGTGATTAACGCCAGTTGGGCGGAAGGATTGCAAGAGATACGCATGAGTGAGCCCATTTTGAATCTTGTGGAGCAGCTTCGAGCGTTTCTTTTTGAGAGGGTGTACGAGTTGGAAACCATACGTCAGGAATTTCAAAGGGTTCAGAAGATTCTCGAGGATCTGTACACTGTGCTTCTTAAGGACAAGGATTTGTTCCGGAAAGAGGTGGGACCTCGGGACTCAAGAGTGACCCGGGCCCAACAGGTCTGCGATCACATCGCCGGCATGACGGATCGGTATGCCTTGGATCTTTACAAAAAGATTTTTCTTCCTCGCCCGTGGATGCGTCTGTAA